The Sphingobium sp. JS3065 genome includes a region encoding these proteins:
- the recN gene encoding DNA repair protein RecN produces MLTNLSIRNVVLIEALDLDFGSGLGVLTGETGAGKSILLDSLGLALGARADSGLVRNGEAQASVTATFDTPRADHRAIDLLAENGIDIDPGEPLIIRRTVKADGGSRAFVNDQACSAALLRDLGSALVEIHGQHDDRGLLNPRGHRALLDAYGRCDASAVSTAHHAWRAAADRLAESRASVESAARDRDYLTHAVDELTRFAPEPGEEATLAEERATMQKGARLSDDLLAVTECFTGSDGGLAQLRQAARRLDRIVSEYEPLAEVLAALDRAVIEASEAEDRLGEAAEALSFDPARLDAIETRLFDLRGLARKHQVQPDDLAALRDEMAAKLAAIEGGEEHLAALESDVKAKAAAYREAAQSLSAERKQAAGKLDAAVAAELAPLKLDAARFRTVVAPQDEGQWGAHGMDRVEFEISTNPGAPFAPLVKIASGGELSRFILALKVALAEQGGADTLIFDEIDRGVGGAVASAIGDRLARLSQTNQILVVTHSPQVAARGAGHMLIAKSSASENGGTVTRTGVHALSDGERREEIARMLSGAEITAEARAQAERLLEKL; encoded by the coding sequence GTGCTGACCAATCTCTCCATCCGCAATGTCGTGCTGATCGAGGCGCTGGACCTGGATTTCGGGTCCGGCCTGGGCGTGCTGACCGGTGAGACGGGGGCGGGCAAGTCGATCCTGCTCGATTCGCTCGGCCTCGCGCTCGGCGCCCGCGCCGACAGCGGCCTCGTCCGCAATGGGGAGGCGCAGGCCAGCGTCACCGCGACCTTCGACACGCCCCGCGCCGATCACCGCGCCATCGACCTGCTGGCCGAAAACGGCATAGACATCGATCCGGGCGAACCGCTCATCATCCGCCGCACCGTGAAAGCCGACGGCGGCAGCCGCGCCTTCGTCAACGATCAGGCCTGCTCCGCCGCCCTGCTGCGCGACCTTGGCAGCGCGCTGGTCGAAATCCACGGCCAACATGACGATCGCGGCCTGCTCAACCCGCGTGGCCATCGCGCCCTGCTCGACGCCTATGGCCGCTGCGACGCGAGCGCCGTCAGCACCGCCCATCACGCATGGCGCGCCGCCGCCGACCGCCTCGCGGAAAGCCGCGCCAGCGTCGAAAGCGCCGCCCGCGACCGCGATTACCTCACCCATGCGGTCGACGAACTCACCCGCTTCGCGCCCGAACCCGGCGAGGAAGCCACGCTGGCCGAAGAGCGCGCCACCATGCAGAAGGGCGCGCGCCTCTCCGACGACCTCCTCGCCGTCACCGAATGCTTCACCGGCTCCGACGGCGGCCTCGCCCAGTTGCGGCAGGCGGCCCGCCGCCTCGACCGCATCGTCAGCGAATATGAACCGCTGGCCGAAGTCCTCGCCGCCCTCGACCGCGCCGTCATCGAAGCCAGCGAAGCCGAAGACCGCCTGGGCGAAGCCGCCGAAGCATTGAGCTTCGACCCCGCCCGCCTCGACGCCATCGAAACCCGCCTGTTCGACCTGCGCGGCCTTGCCCGCAAGCATCAGGTCCAACCCGACGACCTCGCCGCCCTGCGCGACGAAATGGCCGCGAAACTGGCCGCCATAGAGGGCGGGGAAGAACATCTCGCCGCCCTCGAATCCGATGTGAAGGCCAAGGCCGCCGCCTATCGCGAAGCCGCCCAATCCCTCTCCGCCGAACGCAAACAAGCGGCGGGCAAACTCGACGCCGCCGTCGCCGCCGAACTGGCCCCGCTGAAACTGGACGCCGCCCGCTTCCGCACCGTCGTCGCGCCGCAGGACGAAGGCCAGTGGGGCGCCCACGGCATGGACCGGGTGGAATTCGAAATCTCCACCAACCCCGGCGCGCCCTTCGCCCCCTTGGTCAAGATCGCATCGGGCGGCGAACTCTCCCGCTTCATCCTCGCGCTCAAGGTCGCGTTGGCGGAACAGGGTGGCGCGGACACGCTGATCTTCGACGAGATCGACCGGGGCGTGGGGGGTGCCGTAGCCTCCGCCATAGGCGACCGCCTCGCCCGCCTGTCGCAAACCAACCAGATATTGGTCGTCACCCACAGCCCGCAGGTCGCGGCGCGAGGCGCAGGGCATATGCTGATCGCCAAATCCAGCGCCAGCGAAAATGGGGGCACAGTCACCCGCACCGGCGTCCACGCGCTGAGCGACGGCGAACGCCGCGAGGAAATCGCCCGCATGCTCTCCGGCGCGGAAATCACGGCGGAGGCGCGTGCGCAGGCCGAACGCCTGCTGGAAAAGCTATAA
- a CDS encoding outer membrane protein assembly factor BamD, protein MLTKTMTRIGAATAPLLLAALLSGCATSKNKADTQYVARDVSTLYNAGKYRLDRGQYKLAAALFDEVERQHPYSPWARRAQLMSAFSYYMNKDYPESIGAAQRFLSIHTGNKDAPYAYYLIALCYYEQIADVTRDQKVTQQALDALGELIRRYPDTRYAADARLKLDLVNDHLAGKEMEIGRFYQRRGQWLAATLRFRTVIDKYQTTTHTPEALERLVESYLSLGIPAEAQKAAAVLGRNYPGSEWYERSHKLMREHGGKV, encoded by the coding sequence ATGCTGACGAAAACCATGACGCGCATCGGCGCGGCCACTGCACCGCTTTTGCTTGCTGCCCTGCTCTCAGGTTGCGCGACGTCGAAGAACAAGGCCGACACCCAATATGTCGCCCGCGACGTGTCCACGCTCTACAATGCGGGCAAATACCGGCTGGATCGCGGGCAGTACAAGCTCGCCGCCGCCCTGTTCGATGAGGTGGAGCGCCAGCATCCCTATTCGCCCTGGGCGCGCCGGGCACAGCTCATGTCCGCCTTCAGCTATTATATGAACAAGGATTATCCGGAATCGATCGGCGCGGCGCAGCGCTTCCTGTCGATTCACACGGGTAACAAGGACGCGCCCTACGCTTATTATCTGATCGCGCTCTGCTATTATGAACAGATCGCCGACGTCACCCGCGACCAGAAGGTCACGCAACAGGCTCTGGACGCGCTGGGCGAACTGATCCGCCGCTATCCCGACACGCGCTACGCCGCCGATGCCCGGCTGAAGCTCGACCTCGTCAACGATCATCTGGCGGGCAAGGAGATGGAGATCGGCCGTTTCTACCAGCGCCGCGGCCAGTGGCTTGCCGCCACGCTGCGTTTCCGCACGGTGATCGACAAATATCAGACGACCACGCACACCCCCGAAGCGCTGGAACGTCTGGTGGAATCCTATCTCTCGCTCGGCATCCCCGCCGAAGCGCAGAAGGCCGCCGCCGTGCTGGGCCGCAACTATCCCGGTTCGGAATGGTATGAGCGCAGCCACAAGCTGATGCGCGAACATGGCGGCAAGGTCTGA
- the ligA gene encoding NAD-dependent DNA ligase LigA: protein MTDPTPMTEAEAANRLMRLAREIARHNRLYHDQDQPEITDAAYDALIRENNALEAAFPHLIRSDSPNAQVGAAPTSALKKVQHAVRMMSLDNGFADEDIAEFIARVRRFLALPEDAPVALTAEPKIDGLSCSLRYERGELVLAATRGDGMTGEDVTANVRTIADIPQRLTGEAIPDLFEVRGEVYMAKADFVALNERLAAEADDPEKARQFANPRNAAAGSLRQKDAAVTASRPLRFLAHGWGQVSAVPAQTQLGVMQAIAGWGLPVSDRLTCVDTLEALIAHYRAIEAARAELPFDIDGVVYKVDRLDWQHRLGFIAKAPRWAIAHKFPAERAQTTLEAIDIQVGRTGKLTPVGRLTPVTVGGVVVSNVTLHNADEIARLGVRPGDRIVVQRAGDVIPQVVDNLTRDAARDPFTFPDHCPVCHSEAVREEGEVDIRCTGGLICAAQRFERLRHFVSRVALDIEGLGEKSIEEFLDLGWIAEPADIFRLKAHRPDLLGREGWKEKSVDNLLAAIEAKRRPDAARLLFGLGIRHIGAVTARDLLKRYARLEAIHALALEIIALRDAAEPAEGEEEGRFRNRLDKAIAEHIGVENVGAAVGHALADFFHEPHNVEVWHDLLSEVSPPDYVVETTASAVTGKTVVFTGKLETMSRDEAKAQAERLGAKAAGSVSAKTDLVVAGPGAGSKLKQAAALGIEVIDEAAWAEIVKAAG from the coding sequence ATGACCGACCCCACGCCGATGACCGAAGCCGAAGCCGCCAACCGCCTGATGCGCCTGGCCCGTGAAATTGCGCGCCACAACCGCCTCTATCACGATCAGGACCAACCGGAGATCACCGACGCCGCCTATGACGCGCTGATCCGCGAGAATAACGCGCTGGAGGCGGCCTTCCCGCACCTCATCCGCAGCGATTCCCCCAATGCGCAAGTCGGCGCCGCCCCCACCTCGGCCCTCAAGAAGGTCCAGCACGCCGTCCGCATGATGAGCCTCGACAACGGCTTCGCGGATGAGGACATCGCCGAATTCATCGCCCGCGTCCGCCGCTTCCTCGCGCTCCCCGAAGACGCGCCCGTCGCCCTGACCGCGGAACCGAAGATCGACGGCCTGTCCTGCTCGCTCCGCTATGAAAGGGGCGAACTGGTCCTCGCCGCCACCCGCGGCGACGGCATGACGGGCGAGGACGTCACCGCCAATGTCCGCACCATAGCCGACATACCGCAGCGCCTGACTGGCGAAGCCATACCCGACCTGTTCGAGGTCCGGGGCGAAGTTTATATGGCCAAGGCCGATTTCGTCGCCCTCAACGAGCGGCTGGCCGCCGAAGCGGACGACCCGGAAAAGGCCCGCCAGTTCGCCAACCCCCGCAACGCCGCCGCCGGTTCGCTGCGTCAGAAGGACGCCGCCGTCACCGCCAGCCGTCCGCTGCGCTTCCTCGCCCATGGCTGGGGGCAGGTCAGCGCCGTCCCCGCGCAAACCCAGCTCGGCGTCATGCAGGCGATTGCAGGCTGGGGCCTGCCCGTTTCCGACCGCCTCACCTGCGTCGACACGCTGGAGGCGCTGATCGCCCATTATCGCGCCATAGAGGCCGCCCGCGCCGAACTGCCCTTCGACATTGACGGCGTGGTCTACAAGGTCGACCGGCTCGACTGGCAACATCGCCTCGGCTTCATCGCCAAGGCCCCGCGATGGGCCATCGCCCATAAATTCCCCGCCGAACGGGCGCAAACCACGCTGGAGGCCATCGACATCCAGGTCGGCCGGACCGGCAAGCTGACGCCCGTCGGCCGCCTGACCCCCGTCACCGTCGGCGGCGTCGTCGTCTCCAACGTGACGCTGCACAATGCCGATGAGATCGCCCGGCTGGGCGTGCGCCCCGGCGACCGCATCGTCGTCCAGCGCGCAGGCGACGTCATCCCGCAGGTGGTCGACAACCTCACCCGCGACGCCGCGCGCGATCCCTTCACCTTCCCCGACCATTGCCCCGTCTGCCATTCGGAAGCGGTGCGCGAGGAGGGAGAGGTGGACATTCGCTGCACCGGCGGCCTCATCTGCGCCGCCCAGCGTTTCGAACGGCTGCGCCATTTCGTCAGCCGCGTCGCGCTCGATATCGAGGGGCTGGGCGAGAAGAGCATAGAGGAATTTCTCGACCTCGGCTGGATCGCGGAACCCGCCGACATATTCCGCCTGAAGGCGCACCGTCCGGACCTGCTGGGCCGGGAGGGCTGGAAGGAAAAATCGGTCGACAACCTCCTCGCCGCGATAGAGGCGAAGCGCCGCCCTGATGCCGCCCGGCTGCTCTTCGGCCTGGGCATCCGCCATATCGGCGCGGTCACGGCCCGCGACCTGCTGAAACGCTATGCGCGGCTGGAGGCCATCCACGCGCTCGCCCTGGAGATCATCGCCCTGCGCGACGCCGCCGAACCTGCGGAGGGGGAGGAGGAAGGCCGCTTCCGCAACCGCCTGGACAAGGCGATCGCCGAACATATCGGGGTGGAGAATGTGGGGGCGGCGGTCGGCCATGCGCTGGCCGATTTCTTCCACGAACCGCATAATGTGGAGGTCTGGCACGACCTGCTGAGCGAAGTCTCTCCGCCCGACTATGTGGTCGAAACCACCGCCAGCGCGGTCACCGGCAAGACCGTCGTCTTCACCGGCAAGCTGGAAACCATGAGCCGCGACGAGGCCAAGGCGCAGGCGGAACGGCTGGGCGCGAAGGCTGCCGGTTCGGTCAGCGCGAAGACCGACCTGGTGGTCGCCGGCCCCGGCGCGGGTTCGAAACTGAAGCAGGCCGCCGCGCTCGGCATCGAAGTGATCGACGAGGCCGCCTGGGCGGAGATCGTGAAAGCGGCGGGATGA
- a CDS encoding thymidine kinase: protein MAKLYFYYSSMNAGKSTTLLQSSFNYRERGMETMLWTAAIDDRYEQGLIVSRIGLEAKAHLFDAVTDLFAAISTQHARTPLSCVLVDEAQFLNMVQVWQLAAVADRLGVPVLCYGIRTDFQGRLFEGSAALLGLADTLTEIKTICECGRKAIMNLRVDGDGRSIREGEQTEIGGNDRYVALCRRHFVERRSGH from the coding sequence ATGGCCAAGCTCTATTTCTACTATAGCTCGATGAATGCGGGCAAATCGACCACCCTGCTGCAATCCAGCTTCAACTATCGCGAGCGCGGCATGGAAACCATGCTCTGGACCGCCGCGATAGACGACCGCTACGAACAGGGGCTGATCGTCTCTCGCATAGGGCTGGAGGCGAAGGCGCATCTGTTCGACGCGGTGACGGACCTGTTCGCGGCCATCTCCACGCAGCATGCCCGAACGCCCTTGTCCTGCGTGCTGGTCGATGAAGCGCAGTTCCTGAACATGGTCCAGGTCTGGCAGCTTGCGGCCGTGGCCGACCGGCTGGGCGTCCCCGTCCTCTGCTATGGCATCCGCACGGATTTTCAGGGGCGGTTGTTCGAAGGCAGCGCCGCGCTGCTGGGCCTTGCCGACACGCTGACGGAGATCAAGACGATCTGCGAATGCGGCCGAAAGGCGATCATGAACCTGCGCGTCGATGGGGACGGGCGCTCCATCCGCGAGGGCGAACAGACGGAAATCGGCGGCAATGACCGTTATGTGGCGCTCTGCCGCCGCCATTTCGTGGAACGGCGCTCCGGCCACTGA
- a CDS encoding alpha/beta hydrolase translates to MKKIGILAVALTLAAPATAKEAPIHPAVITDPTPDAAYPAGMSAFTIPSEDGALNAVLYTAAGSGLHPTLLLLHGFPGNEQNLDLAQAARRAGWNVLTLHYRGSWGSPGNFSFTHASEDAWNALQFLQQSATVAKYRIDTSAIVVAGHSMGGFMAADVAAAEPRVAGLFLIDPWDPAETVAALATPQGEAAWKAEVASDLPPLQGASYDSLTNDIRGNGQKFDLGRRLVGYGRRPLSIIGAERGIGAMARKVAADAQSANPDTRLTVWPTDHSFSDKRIALADALVRFLKGVAPLAR, encoded by the coding sequence ATGAAAAAGATCGGCATATTGGCAGTCGCACTGACGCTCGCCGCACCGGCCACCGCCAAGGAAGCGCCGATCCACCCCGCCGTCATCACCGATCCCACGCCCGACGCCGCCTATCCCGCCGGCATGAGCGCCTTCACCATCCCCTCCGAAGACGGCGCGCTGAATGCGGTCCTGTACACCGCCGCCGGATCTGGCCTGCACCCGACCCTGCTGCTGCTCCACGGCTTCCCCGGCAACGAACAGAATCTGGACCTCGCCCAGGCCGCCCGCCGCGCCGGATGGAATGTCCTGACGCTCCATTATCGCGGCAGTTGGGGCAGCCCCGGCAACTTCTCCTTCACCCACGCCTCGGAAGATGCCTGGAACGCCCTGCAATTTCTCCAGCAGTCCGCGACCGTCGCCAAATATCGCATCGACACCAGCGCCATCGTCGTCGCGGGCCACAGCATGGGCGGCTTCATGGCCGCCGATGTCGCCGCCGCCGAACCCCGCGTCGCGGGCCTGTTCCTGATCGACCCGTGGGATCCGGCCGAAACCGTCGCCGCGCTCGCCACGCCGCAGGGCGAGGCCGCCTGGAAGGCCGAAGTGGCCAGCGACCTGCCGCCGCTGCAAGGCGCCAGCTACGACAGCCTGACGAATGACATTCGCGGCAACGGCCAGAAATTCGACCTCGGCCGTCGGCTGGTCGGCTATGGCCGCCGCCCGCTTTCCATCATCGGCGCGGAACGGGGCATCGGCGCCATGGCGCGCAAGGTCGCCGCCGACGCGCAATCGGCCAATCCCGACACGCGGCTGACGGTCTGGCCGACCGACCACAGCTTCTCCGACAAGCGCATTGCCCTGGCGGACGCGCTGGTGCGCTTCCTCAAGGGCGTAGCGCCCCTGGCGCGTTGA
- the rpsO gene encoding 30S ribosomal protein S15 codes for MSITAERKEALIKEHARAEGDTGSPEVQVAILSERISNLTEHFKGHHKDNHSRRGLLMLVNKRRSLLDYLKKKDGARYTDLIAKLGLRK; via the coding sequence ATGTCGATTACTGCCGAGCGCAAGGAAGCGCTGATCAAGGAACATGCCCGCGCCGAAGGCGACACCGGTTCGCCGGAAGTCCAGGTTGCGATCCTCTCGGAGCGCATTTCGAACCTGACCGAGCATTTCAAGGGTCACCACAAGGATAACCACAGCCGTCGCGGCCTGCTGATGCTGGTCAACAAGCGCCGTTCGCTGCTGGACTATCTGAAGAAAAAGGATGGGGCGCGGTACACCGACCTCATCGCCAAGCTGGGCCTGCGCAAGTAA
- a CDS encoding sensor histidine kinase, with the protein MRHRNEKFVERLPLALRRSWYAYFLTTCLCLAALAIRSAAEIAMPIGYPFISFFPAVILSSFLFGVRPGIYAGLLCGLLSWYFFIPPRMGFPFHPGVILALSFYGAVVAVDIALIHFLQKANFNLAVERERSHVLAQNRELLFHELQHRVSNNLQVVAAMLSLQRRHVDHDLARRALDEASARLALVGRISRALYNPSGEGQNIRAFLSTLTADVLEANGREDIALTIDAPEGLILKPDIAVPFALIVTEAVSNAIEHGLPHRGGSIHIHLDVTDGAITLNVTDDGKGLSADFDPGFHQSLGLRISNALAGQLNGRFSLQPSAQGGTIARLDLPVHA; encoded by the coding sequence ATGCGGCACAGGAACGAAAAATTCGTGGAGCGTCTTCCGCTCGCTCTGCGAAGATCGTGGTATGCCTATTTTTTGACGACCTGCCTGTGCCTGGCCGCGCTCGCCATTCGCAGCGCCGCCGAAATAGCCATGCCGATCGGCTATCCTTTCATTTCCTTCTTCCCGGCGGTCATCCTCTCCTCCTTTCTTTTCGGCGTGCGGCCGGGCATCTATGCGGGCCTGCTTTGCGGCCTGCTGTCCTGGTATTTCTTCATCCCGCCGCGCATGGGCTTTCCATTCCACCCCGGCGTCATCCTGGCGCTGAGCTTTTACGGCGCGGTAGTGGCCGTGGACATCGCCCTCATCCATTTCCTGCAAAAGGCCAATTTCAACCTCGCCGTCGAACGCGAACGGAGCCATGTCCTGGCCCAAAATCGCGAACTGCTGTTCCACGAACTGCAACATCGCGTGTCCAACAATCTTCAGGTCGTGGCCGCCATGCTCTCGCTCCAGCGGCGCCATGTCGACCATGATCTCGCCCGCCGCGCCCTGGACGAGGCCTCGGCCCGGCTGGCGCTGGTCGGCCGCATCAGCCGCGCCCTCTACAATCCGTCGGGGGAGGGGCAGAATATCCGCGCCTTCCTGTCGACCCTGACCGCCGACGTGCTGGAGGCCAACGGTCGCGAAGACATCGCCCTCACCATCGACGCGCCCGAAGGCCTGATCCTCAAACCCGATATCGCCGTGCCGTTCGCGCTGATCGTGACGGAGGCGGTCAGCAACGCCATCGAACATGGCCTGCCGCACAGGGGCGGCAGCATCCATATCCATCTGGACGTGACGGACGGCGCGATCACCCTGAATGTCACCGACGACGGCAAGGGGTTGTCGGCCGATTTCGACCCCGGCTTCCACCAGAGCCTGGGCCTCAGGATTTCCAATGCGCTGGCGGGTCAGTTGAACGGCCGCTTCTCGCTCCAGCCCTCCGCGCAGGGCGGCACGATCGCCCGGCTCGACCTGCCCGTCCATGCATAG
- the truB gene encoding tRNA pseudouridine(55) synthase TruB — MHGWIILDKPLGLGSTQAVSAVKRALRQSGAGKWKVGHGGTLDPLATGVLPVAVGEATKLAGRMLDSDKIYDFTIGFGVQTDTLDLEGKEIAASGHRPTLADVEGVLPRFTGPIEQAPPAYSAILIDGQRAYDLARAGQDVEMKTRAITIHNLAISSPQRGEDSTACPQSGLAKLGEEAAAEKINEITLTAHVSKGTYIRSLARDIALALGTVGHVTMLRRVKAGPFTLETAISLDKLDEAARGGGIAQLMLPLTAGLDDIPALAVSPDDALALRQGKVLVGKPHTGLMLAMEGDTPVALVEASGPEIRVVRGFNL; from the coding sequence ATGCACGGTTGGATCATCCTCGACAAGCCCTTGGGGCTAGGCTCCACCCAGGCGGTGAGCGCGGTGAAGCGCGCCCTGCGGCAAAGCGGCGCGGGCAAGTGGAAGGTCGGCCATGGCGGCACGCTCGATCCGCTGGCGACCGGCGTGCTGCCGGTGGCGGTGGGGGAGGCGACCAAGCTGGCCGGGCGGATGCTGGACAGCGACAAGATATACGATTTCACCATAGGCTTCGGCGTCCAGACCGACACGCTGGACCTGGAGGGCAAGGAAATCGCCGCCAGCGGCCATCGCCCCACGCTGGCGGATGTGGAGGGGGTGTTGCCACGCTTCACCGGCCCGATCGAACAGGCCCCACCGGCCTATTCCGCCATCCTGATCGACGGCCAGCGCGCCTACGACCTGGCGCGTGCCGGGCAGGACGTGGAAATGAAGACCCGCGCCATCACCATCCACAACCTCGCCATCTCCTCGCCCCAACGGGGAGAGGATAGCACAGCTTGCCCGCAAAGCGGGCTAGCGAAGCTTGGAGAGGAGGCTGCCGCAGAGAAGATCAACGAAATCACCCTCACCGCCCATGTCTCCAAGGGCACCTATATCCGCTCCCTGGCCCGCGACATCGCGCTGGCCCTTGGCACGGTCGGCCATGTCACCATGCTTCGCCGCGTGAAGGCAGGCCCGTTCACCCTGGAAACCGCGATTTCGCTGGACAAATTGGACGAAGCTGCTAGGGGCGGCGGCATCGCGCAGCTTATGCTGCCGTTGACCGCAGGGCTGGACGACATCCCGGCTCTCGCAGTCTCTCCCGACGATGCGCTGGCTCTCCGACAGGGGAAGGTGCTCGTGGGGAAACCGCATACCGGTCTCATGCTGGCGATGGAGGGCGATACGCCCGTCGCGCTGGTGGAGGCCAGTGGCCCGGAAATCCGGGTGGTGCGCGGCTTTAATCTCTAA
- the pnp gene encoding polyribonucleotide nucleotidyltransferase: protein MFDVKKVSIELGGKTLTLETGRIARQADAAVLATYGETVVLCAVTAAKSVKEGQDFFPLTVHYQEKYSAAGRIPGGFFKRERGATEKETLVSRLIDRPIRPLFPEGFYNEINVIAQVLSFDGESEPDIVAMIAASAALTLSGVPFLGPIGAARVGYKDGEYQLNPSLDEVKTGELDLVVAATGNAVMMVESEARELSEDVMLGAVLFAHEASKKIVNAIIDLAEKAAKDPWDVAKGDDLEDLKKKLKKLIGKDITAAYKLTDKSARSNALNEARAKAKAQFVADGLDAQTVMAGIKLTKKLEAEIVRGAILKDGKRIDGRTTTQIRPIEAMVGFLPRTHGSALFTRGETQSICTTTLGTKDAEQMIDGLNGVYYENFMLHYNFPPYSVGEVGRFGAPGRREVGHGKLAWRALHPVLPSKDEFPYTIRVLSDITESNGSSSMATVCGGSLSMMDAGVPLKRPVSGIAMGLILEGKNFAVLSDILGDEDHLGDMDFKVAGTEAGITTMQMDIKVAGITQEIFEVALRQAKEGRAHILGEMSKALSSTRTELSAHAPRIETIQIDKSKIRDVIGTGGKVIREIVAETGAKVDIDDEGIIKISSSDTAQIEAAKKWILGIVEEAEVGKVYTGKVVNIVDFGAFVNFMGGKDGLVHVSEMKNERVEKPTDVVSEGQEVKVKVLEIDPRGKVRLSMRVVDQETGEELEDTRPPREAREPRGDRGDRGDRGDRGRGPRRDGGDRGGRGGDRGGDRGPRRDRGPRSEGGKGNGGDDDGSNAGLPDFLTQD, encoded by the coding sequence ATGTTCGATGTAAAGAAGGTATCAATCGAGCTGGGCGGCAAAACCCTCACGCTCGAAACCGGCCGCATTGCGCGTCAGGCCGACGCCGCCGTGCTGGCGACCTATGGCGAGACGGTGGTGCTGTGCGCCGTGACCGCCGCCAAGTCGGTGAAGGAAGGGCAGGACTTCTTCCCGCTGACCGTCCACTATCAGGAAAAATATTCGGCCGCCGGTCGCATTCCGGGCGGCTTCTTCAAGCGTGAGCGCGGCGCGACGGAAAAGGAAACGCTGGTTTCCCGCCTGATCGACCGCCCGATCCGTCCGCTGTTCCCCGAAGGTTTCTATAACGAAATCAACGTCATCGCCCAGGTGCTGAGCTTCGACGGCGAAAGCGAGCCGGATATCGTGGCGATGATCGCCGCCTCGGCCGCGCTGACGCTTTCCGGCGTGCCCTTCCTGGGCCCGATCGGCGCCGCCCGCGTCGGTTACAAGGATGGCGAATATCAGCTCAACCCGTCGCTGGACGAAGTGAAGACCGGCGAACTCGACCTGGTCGTCGCCGCCACCGGCAACGCCGTGATGATGGTCGAATCCGAAGCCAGGGAACTGTCGGAAGACGTCATGCTCGGCGCCGTCCTGTTCGCGCATGAAGCGTCGAAGAAGATCGTCAACGCGATCATCGACCTCGCTGAAAAGGCCGCGAAGGATCCGTGGGACGTCGCCAAGGGCGACGATCTGGAAGATCTGAAGAAGAAGCTCAAGAAGCTGATCGGCAAGGACATCACCGCCGCCTACAAGCTGACCGACAAGTCGGCCCGCTCGAACGCGCTGAACGAAGCCCGCGCCAAGGCGAAGGCCCAGTTCGTCGCCGATGGCCTGGACGCCCAGACCGTCATGGCCGGCATCAAGCTGACCAAGAAGCTGGAAGCGGAAATCGTTCGCGGCGCCATCCTGAAGGACGGCAAGCGCATCGACGGCCGCACCACCACGCAGATCCGTCCGATCGAGGCGATGGTGGGCTTCCTGCCGCGCACCCATGGTTCGGCGCTGTTCACCCGTGGCGAGACGCAGTCGATCTGCACCACCACGCTGGGCACCAAGGACGCCGAGCAGATGATCGACGGCCTGAACGGCGTCTATTATGAAAACTTCATGCTGCACTATAACTTCCCGCCCTATTCGGTCGGTGAAGTCGGCCGCTTCGGCGCGCCGGGCCGTCGCGAAGTCGGCCATGGCAAGCTGGCATGGCGCGCCCTGCACCCGGTCCTGCCCAGCAAGGACGAGTTCCCCTACACCATCCGCGTGCTGAGCGACATCACCGAGTCCAACGGCTCGTCCTCGATGGCGACGGTCTGCGGCGGTTCGCTGTCCATGATGGACGCGGGCGTTCCGCTGAAGCGTCCGGTGTCGGGCATCGCCATGGGCCTGATCCTGGAAGGCAAGAATTTCGCTGTCCTCAGCGACATTCTGGGCGATGAGGATCACCTCGGCGACATGGACTTCAAGGTGGCGGGCACGGAAGCGGGCATCACCACCATGCAGATGGACATCAAGGTCGCCGGCATCACGCAGGAAATCTTCGAAGTCGCGCTGCGCCAGGCGAAGGAAGGCCGCGCCCATATCCTGGGTGAGATGAGCAAGGCCCTGTCCTCGACCCGCACCGAACTGAGCGCTCATGCTCCGCGCATCGAGACGATCCAGATCGACAAGTCGAAGATCCGCGACGTCATCGGCACCGGCGGCAAGGTCATCCGCGAAATCGTCGCGGAAACCGGCGCGAAGGTGGACATCGATGACGAGGGCATCATCAAGATCAGCTCGTCCGACACCGCCCAGATCGAAGCCGCCAAGAAGTGGATTCTCGGCATCGTCGAGGAAGCGGAAGTCGGCAAGGTCTACACCGGCAAGGTCGTCAACATCGTCGATTTCGGTGCGTTCGTGAACTTCATGGGCGGCAAGGACGGTCTCGTCCACGTCTCCGAAATGAAGAATGAGCGCGTCGAAAAGCCGACCGACGTCGTGTCGGAAGGCCAGGAAGTGAAGGTCAAGGTTCTGGAGATCGACCCGCGCGGCAAGGTTCGCCTGTCGATGCGCGTCGTCGATCAGGAAACCGGCGAAGAACTGGAAGACACCCGTCCGCCCCGCGAAGCCCGCGAACCCCGTGGTGATCGCGGAGACCGTGGTGATCGGGGCGACCGTGGCCGTGGCCCGCGTCGTGACGGCGGAGACCGTGGCGGCCGCGGCGGCGATCGCGGCGGCGATCGTGGTCCTCGCCGTGACCGTGGCCCGCGCAGCGAAGGCGGCAAGGGCAATGGGGGCGACGACGACGGCTCCAACGCCGGTCTGCCCGACTTCCTGACCCAGGACTGA